From the genome of Clostridiisalibacter paucivorans DSM 22131, one region includes:
- a CDS encoding OPT family oligopeptide transporter codes for MADSKSSKVNAEQEFVPYIPADKIMPEFTITSIIIGILMAVVFGAANAYLGLRVGMTISASIPAAVISMGIIRGLLKKESILENNIVQTIGSAGESLAAGAIFTLPALFIWSKELGFAEPSYMRIMAVALIGGILGVLFMVPLRKALIVNEHGVLPYPEGTACAEVLLAGEVGGSKAATVFKGLGIGALYKFISDGVKLFPSSIEWNIKGYKGAVIGGDILPALLGVGFIIGPQISAYMLGGAVLGWIVIIPLMTHLGTFVTEAIYPASIPLSQMGPSKIWDSYLRYIGAGAVAFGGIISLIKSLPLIVKTFAAAMGGLKAGFEGGENIRTDQDMSMTFVLLGVLVLVLIMMFTPLIPVGLMGAILIAIFGFFFATVSSRLVGLVGSSSNPVSGMTIATLLFTSIIFKAIGFDGSEGMIGALSVGGVICIVAAMAGDTSQDLKTGFLVGATPRKQQYGELIGAVISGLVIGGVLVLLNSAWGFGSSELPAPQANLMKLVIEGVMGGNLPWVLVFTGVGIGLVVELLGIPVLPFAVGLYLPIHLSTPIMVGGILRGILDKSKEKGQEIKHKIDGGILYSSGLIAGEGLIGVLLAILAIIPTGTKFVEGKEVIISLGDRIAVGNGALGKYGALLVFILLVLTLVKSSFGAKAENK; via the coding sequence ATGGCCGATTCAAAATCAAGTAAGGTCAATGCAGAGCAGGAGTTTGTACCGTATATACCTGCAGACAAGATTATGCCAGAGTTTACTATAACTTCTATAATTATTGGTATACTCATGGCTGTAGTTTTTGGTGCTGCTAATGCTTATTTAGGATTGAGGGTAGGTATGACCATAAGTGCTTCAATACCAGCCGCAGTAATTTCAATGGGAATTATAAGAGGATTATTAAAAAAAGAATCTATTCTTGAAAATAATATCGTTCAAACTATTGGTTCAGCTGGAGAATCTCTAGCAGCAGGAGCTATATTTACTTTACCAGCTTTATTTATATGGTCTAAAGAATTAGGATTTGCAGAACCAAGCTATATGAGAATTATGGCTGTAGCATTAATTGGAGGAATATTGGGAGTATTATTTATGGTACCTTTGAGAAAAGCGTTGATAGTAAATGAACACGGAGTACTGCCATATCCTGAAGGAACAGCTTGTGCTGAAGTTCTTTTAGCAGGGGAAGTAGGAGGTTCCAAGGCAGCAACTGTGTTTAAAGGACTAGGAATAGGGGCATTATATAAATTTATATCAGATGGTGTTAAATTATTTCCCAGCAGTATAGAATGGAATATTAAAGGCTATAAAGGTGCAGTTATCGGTGGAGATATATTGCCAGCCTTACTAGGTGTAGGATTTATAATTGGACCTCAGATATCGGCATATATGCTAGGAGGGGCTGTACTAGGCTGGATTGTTATAATACCATTAATGACTCATTTAGGTACATTTGTAACAGAGGCTATATATCCAGCATCAATACCTTTAAGTCAGATGGGTCCCAGTAAGATATGGGATAGTTATCTTAGATATATAGGTGCTGGAGCTGTAGCGTTTGGAGGTATAATAAGTCTTATAAAATCTCTACCTCTTATAGTTAAAACTTTTGCAGCTGCCATGGGAGGATTGAAGGCAGGTTTTGAAGGTGGAGAAAATATAAGAACAGACCAAGACATGTCTATGACATTTGTTTTATTGGGAGTATTGGTATTGGTATTAATAATGATGTTTACTCCTCTTATTCCAGTGGGATTAATGGGAGCAATACTTATAGCTATATTTGGATTTTTCTTTGCTACTGTTTCATCGAGACTAGTAGGTCTTGTAGGTAGTTCATCAAACCCTGTATCAGGTATGACTATTGCCACATTATTGTTTACATCTATAATATTTAAGGCTATAGGGTTCGATGGTTCTGAAGGAATGATAGGAGCACTGTCTGTGGGAGGAGTTATTTGTATAGTTGCAGCAATGGCTGGAGATACTTCTCAGGATTTGAAGACAGGATTTTTGGTAGGTGCTACGCCTAGAAAGCAACAATACGGAGAACTTATAGGTGCTGTAATTTCTGGACTAGTAATAGGTGGGGTTTTAGTATTATTAAATAGTGCATGGGGATTTGGATCATCAGAATTACCAGCTCCTCAAGCTAATCTTATGAAATTAGTTATAGAAGGAGTTATGGGAGGTAATCTTCCATGGGTACTAGTATTTACTGGAGTCGGCATTGGTCTTGTAGTGGAACTTTTAGGCATCCCTGTATTGCCATTTGCTGTAGGTCTATATCTTCCTATACATTTGAGTACTCCTATAATGGTTGGAGGTATATTAAGAGGAATATTGGATAAATCCAAAGAAAAAGGACAGGAGATTAAGCATAAGATAGATGGAGGCATTCTATATTCATCTGGATTAATTGCAGGCGAAGGCTTAATAGGTGTACTTCTAGCTATATTAGCTATAATACCAACAGGAACAAAATTTGTTGAAGGCAAAGAGGTAATAATATCTCTTGGAGATAGAATAGCAGTAGGCAACGGTGCATTGGGCAAATATGGAGCACTGTTGGTGTTCATACTACTGGTATTGACATTGGTTAAGAGTTCATTTGGAGCAAAGGCCGAAAATAAATAA
- a CDS encoding PqqD family protein, protein MGKGKGKNFLEFIPIKKEGMQWDKRDDGNVQLIILRDSLLDKIVRKFFKTPEKTIIDLDELGSFVWENIDGEKNVHEITINIENEFGEKAEPVRDRLITYIKILKNNNFIDLKE, encoded by the coding sequence ATGGGAAAGGGAAAAGGAAAAAATTTTTTAGAATTTATACCGATAAAAAAGGAAGGCATGCAGTGGGATAAAAGAGATGATGGAAATGTTCAATTAATAATTTTGAGGGACTCTTTACTTGATAAGATAGTCAGAAAGTTTTTTAAAACACCAGAGAAAACAATAATAGATTTGGATGAATTAGGTAGCTTTGTATGGGAGAATATCGATGGAGAAAAAAATGTACATGAAATAACAATAAATATAGAAAATGAGTTTGGAGAAAAAGCAGAACCTGTAAGGGATAGATTAATAACATATATAAAGATATTAAAGAATAATAATTTTATTGATTTAAAGGAGTAA